In the genome of Quercus robur chromosome 3, dhQueRobu3.1, whole genome shotgun sequence, one region contains:
- the LOC126719430 gene encoding uncharacterized protein LOC126719430 → MKEQIIVVFRYVDAYGFVKECFFGFIHVVDTAALTLKKGLYSLLSQHCLDIQNIQWQGYDGASNMRGMWNGLQVLNLNDCLYAYYIHCFAHCLQLALVKVSKQVVPINGFFLKLLLVIKTTYSSCKSNEQLKVVNANEIARLIDLEELETGSGLNQIDTLQRPVETCWSSHFRLVSSLLRMFSSTVEVLLNIIDDAANGEHQVEAESAHDGLTSFEFVFILHLEKETMEITDKLCQVLQNQSQDILNAMHLLSSTKALIQKFRDDGWDGLLTIVISFCENHCIVILDMNACYVGRRGRACNQQDNITIEHHYRVDIFYAAIDSQLQKLNHRFNEDAMELLRLSSALEPREALKSFRSSDLCLLVKNFYL, encoded by the coding sequence ATGAAAGAGCAAATAATTGTGGTTTTTAGATATGTTGATGCATACGGCTTTGTGAAAGaatgtttttttgggtttattcaTGTTGTTGACACTGCGGCTTTGACTCTAAAGAAGGGGTTATATTCTTTGTTATCTCAACATTGCTTAGACATACAAAATATTCAATGGCAAGGATATGATGGAGCAAGCAACATGCGAGGTATGTGGAATGGATTACaagttttgaatttgaatgattGCCTATATGCTTACTACATCCATTGTTTTGCACATTGCTTACAATTGGCATTAGTAAAAGTATCAAAACAAGTTGTCCCCATTAAtggattttttctaaaattgctTTTGGTGATCAAAACTACTTATTCTTCCTGCAAGAGTAATGAGCAATTGAAAGTTGTCAATGCTAATGAAATAGCACGTTTGATTGATCTTGAAGAGCTTGAGACTGGAAGTGGACTTAATCAAATTGACACTTTACAACGACCTGTAGAAACATGTTGGAGCTCACATTTTAGATTAGTTTCTAGCTTATTAAGGATGTTTTCTTCAACTGTTGAAGTTTTACTGAATATAATTGATGATGCGGCTAATGGAGAACATCAGGTAGAAGCAGAGTCAGCTCATGATGGTTTAACttcatttgaatttgtcttCATCTTACATCTTGAGAAGGAAACTATGGAGATCACTGATAAACTTTGTCAAGTTTTGCAAAACCAATCTCAAGACATTTTAAATGCTATGCATTTACTTTCATCTACTAAAgcacttatccaaaaatttagagatgatGGATGGGATGGCTTACTCACTATTGTGATATCATTTTGTGAGAATCATTGCATTGTCATCCTAGATATGAATGCTTGTTATGTTGGGAGGCGAGGTCGAGCTTGTAATCAGCAAGATAACATTACAATTGAGCATCATTATCGAGTAGATATTTTTTATGCTGCAATAGATTCTCAACTACAGAAACTAAATCATCGGTTTAATGAAGATGCAATGGAGTTACTTAGGCTTAGCTCAGCTTTAGAACCTCGAGAGGCATTAAAATCTTTCAGAAGTAGTGATCTTTGTTTGTTAGTAAAGAATTTCTATCTATAA